The Pseudomonas sp. IAC-BECa141 genome contains the following window.
GTTCGTCGACACCCTGGCCCCGGAGGAACTGCGCGGCAGCTATTACGGAGCGCAGAATCTGGCGGCGCTGGGCGGCGCATTGAGCCCGGTGATTTGCGGTTTCCTGCTGATGCATACGCCGGCGCCGACGATGTTCTACGCCCTCAGCGCACTGACCGCGCTGGGTGGTTTTCTGTGTTTCATGAGCGGGCGGCGCGTGGCTTTACTGCATAAATAATGCACTGAAACTGCATTTATATGAATTTGTCAGCATCGTGATTGCTTGGCACACTGTGCGCGTTCCTCCCCCAATAGTTGGAACTCTTCGAAGGACTTTCCGCGTTTACGGACAGTCCTTTTTTTTGCCCTGAATTTCACAAAGGATCGAATCTGCATGCTCGCTCGCTGGTTGCCCGCCGCCATCAACACCCGCCCCACCGAATGGAGCCGCGCCGCCATCGGTATGGCGCTGGGCACGTTGTTCAGCGTGTGGGCATGCAGTCAGGTGTTCGGCATTGAAGTGGCCTACCACCTGATCGGCCCGCTGGGCGCTTCGGCGGTGCTGCTGTTCGCGGTGTCGTCCGGCGCACTCGCCCAGCCTTGGTCGATCATCGGTGGCTACCTGTGCGCGGGTGTCGTCGCGTTGCTGGTGGCCCACGTCCTCGGCCGAACCCTGGGCAGCGCCTGCCTCGCGGCGGGCATGGCGCTGATCCTGATGTGCTGGCTGCGCTGCCTGCATCCACCGGCCGGCGCCGTCGCGTTGACCATGGTGCTGGCCGACCCGATGACCATCG
Protein-coding sequences here:
- a CDS encoding HPP family protein; its protein translation is MLARWLPAAINTRPTEWSRAAIGMALGTLFSVWACSQVFGIEVAYHLIGPLGASAVLLFAVSSGALAQPWSIIGGYLCAGVVALLVAHVLGRTLGSACLAAGMALILMCWLRCLHPPAGAVALTMVLADPMTIAMDWKALEPVMLSAACLLLAALAYNNLTRIRYPKRPAEPAPAVAPVDIQSITAEDLKRALADMEAFIDVTPEDLEQLIHASELHARRRSIGQVFS